In the Salinirubrum litoreum genome, one interval contains:
- a CDS encoding VOC family protein: MSGTLDHVMMRVGDLEESLDWYTTHLDYEEKARWEADTFTNVYLGPAEMHDAGAMLELTYNHGESDYEMGDAWGHIAVRVPEGELEAYYQQLMDEGVEDYRDPESCGGRYAFVKDPDGHEVEIVQRDQGALWSLDHTMIRVEDADDALGFWTRKFEYEHAGRWESDTFANYFMRPTDAPAEAMSVELTYNYDGRSYTMGDAWGHLAVEVDDLHEAWDDLMVREAADYRDPASCDDLYAFTTDQDGHEIELLERGDGEPLFPN, from the coding sequence ATGTCCGGCACACTCGATCACGTCATGATGCGGGTCGGCGATCTGGAGGAGAGTCTCGACTGGTACACCACCCACCTCGACTACGAGGAGAAGGCCCGGTGGGAGGCAGACACCTTCACCAACGTCTACCTCGGTCCCGCAGAGATGCACGACGCCGGCGCGATGCTGGAACTGACCTACAACCACGGCGAGTCCGACTACGAGATGGGCGACGCGTGGGGTCACATCGCCGTGCGTGTCCCCGAGGGCGAACTCGAAGCCTACTACCAGCAACTGATGGACGAGGGCGTCGAGGACTACCGCGACCCCGAGTCCTGTGGCGGCCGGTACGCCTTCGTGAAGGACCCCGACGGCCACGAGGTCGAGATCGTCCAGCGCGATCAGGGCGCGCTCTGGTCGCTGGACCACACGATGATCCGCGTCGAGGACGCCGACGACGCACTCGGCTTCTGGACCCGGAAGTTCGAGTACGAACACGCCGGTCGCTGGGAGTCCGACACCTTCGCGAACTACTTCATGCGACCCACGGACGCCCCCGCAGAGGCGATGTCGGTCGAGTTGACCTACAACTACGACGGGCGCTCGTACACGATGGGCGACGCGTGGGGTCACCTCGCCGTCGAGGTCGACGACCTCCACGAGGCCTGGGACGACCTCATGGTCCGCGAGGCGGCCGACTACCGCGACCCCGCGTCGTGTGACGACCTGTACGCCTTCACGACCGATCAGGACGGCCACGAGATCGAACTCCTCGAACGCGGCGACGGCGAACCGCTGTTCCCGAACTGA
- a CDS encoding Rieske (2Fe-2S) protein produces the protein MDDARRIVATDEVPTDGTLLVTLRDGTDTTEAILTRLADGVVAFRNSCPHWTDVRLDRGSGALVRGEELVCQKHGATFERETGFCDFGPCEGAMLDRIGVEASDGDVYLTDDDYEFDSLGADGDRDLSSGSRIDF, from the coding sequence ATGGACGACGCGCGCCGGATCGTGGCGACCGACGAGGTGCCGACCGACGGGACGCTGCTGGTGACGCTCCGCGACGGGACCGACACGACGGAAGCGATTCTGACGCGACTCGCGGACGGCGTGGTCGCGTTCCGCAACTCGTGTCCACACTGGACCGACGTGCGACTCGACAGGGGGTCGGGCGCGCTCGTGCGCGGGGAGGAACTAGTCTGTCAGAAGCACGGCGCGACCTTCGAGCGCGAGACGGGGTTCTGTGACTTCGGTCCCTGCGAGGGGGCGATGCTGGACCGCATCGGCGTGGAAGCCAGCGACGGCGACGTCTATCTCACGGACGACGACTACGAGTTCGACAGCCTCGGTGCGGACGGCGACCGTGACCTCTCCTCCGGGAGTCGGATCGACTTCTGA
- a CDS encoding aminotransferase class IV: protein MTERQYHVDGDLVPASEATVHVSDRGFKYGDAAFETVRVYGGTLFRWDAHLDRLADTCEILSLDHGLSRANLRSRVAAVLDANDLADASIRLSITRGPDTGGIVPSEEIDPTVVVTCRPLPRGGRESESTWDGPATLQTVKTRRPPDRALPSKAKTHNYLNGVLAGLELRVTGADEALILDMDGSVAEGTTSNCFFVDDRALHTPSLEGPVLPGVTRDVVLDLAQSEGLPVRTGRYTPDDFRSADEVFLTSSTREIRPVGTVDGIDVDGGPVTPLLSRLYDALVERECYAVESADESGSTGDSETGDDPSSSQ from the coding sequence ATGACCGAACGCCAGTACCACGTCGACGGCGATCTCGTGCCCGCGAGCGAGGCGACCGTCCACGTCTCGGATCGCGGCTTCAAATACGGTGACGCGGCCTTCGAGACGGTCCGCGTCTACGGCGGCACGCTCTTCCGGTGGGACGCACACCTCGACCGACTCGCCGACACCTGCGAGATTCTCTCGCTCGACCACGGTCTCTCGCGTGCGAATCTCCGGAGTCGGGTCGCGGCGGTCCTCGACGCGAACGACCTCGCCGACGCGTCGATCCGCCTGTCGATCACTCGCGGGCCGGACACGGGCGGCATCGTCCCGAGCGAGGAGATCGACCCGACCGTCGTCGTCACCTGTCGACCCCTCCCGCGTGGCGGTCGGGAGAGCGAGTCGACCTGGGACGGGCCGGCGACCCTCCAGACGGTCAAGACGCGCCGACCGCCGGACCGGGCGCTCCCCTCGAAGGCGAAGACGCACAACTACCTGAACGGCGTGCTGGCCGGCCTGGAACTGCGGGTGACCGGTGCCGACGAGGCGCTGATCCTCGACATGGACGGCTCCGTCGCCGAGGGGACGACGAGCAACTGTTTCTTCGTGGACGACCGGGCGCTCCACACCCCGAGTCTGGAGGGTCCGGTCCTGCCGGGCGTCACGCGCGACGTCGTGCTCGACCTCGCGCAGTCGGAGGGCCTGCCGGTTCGGACGGGGCGGTACACCCCGGACGACTTCCGGTCGGCAGACGAGGTGTTTCTCACGAGTTCCACGCGGGAGATTCGGCCCGTCGGGACCGTCGACGGCATCGACGTCGACGGCGGACCGGTGACGCCACTGCTCTCGCGGCTCTACGACGCGCTGGTCGAACGGGAGTGTTACGCGGTCGAGTCGGCCGACGAGTCGGGGAGCACGGGCGACTCCGAGACCGGCGACGATCCCTCGTCCAGTCAGTAG
- a CDS encoding helix-hairpin-helix domain-containing protein codes for MALLDKLKSLLGLDGGSNERSNGNDAGVTVERDTRETPATESEAAVKGTDDPVATDTDAAASTGSMVDAETDADEAAESAEAVEDVSDADHDPEAVAADAETDDVETETDETDGTDETVAETDDTAAEETAAAASTGSMVDAETDADEAAEPAEATVDVGDDDEVVIEEAEDEVGETTEEPVVTDTGEEIEDAESEAAETDATDATDATDATDSEDEAVDETEDEASSDADDVDTSPSVDTLKGIGPAYADRLRSAGIETVAQLADADADDLGDEIDVSPKRVARWIDRANEQ; via the coding sequence ATGGCACTCTTGGACAAGCTGAAGTCGCTCCTCGGGTTGGACGGCGGGTCGAACGAGCGCTCGAACGGGAACGACGCCGGCGTCACCGTCGAGCGTGACACGCGCGAGACGCCGGCGACCGAGTCCGAGGCCGCAGTGAAGGGCACCGACGACCCGGTCGCGACGGACACCGACGCCGCCGCCTCGACCGGATCGATGGTCGACGCCGAGACCGACGCAGACGAGGCCGCAGAGTCGGCCGAGGCGGTCGAGGACGTGTCCGACGCGGATCACGACCCCGAGGCGGTCGCGGCGGACGCAGAGACGGACGACGTCGAGACGGAGACCGACGAGACAGACGGGACAGACGAGACGGTCGCCGAGACCGACGACACGGCGGCCGAGGAGACCGCCGCCGCCGCCTCGACCGGGTCGATGGTCGACGCCGAGACCGACGCAGACGAGGCCGCAGAACCGGCGGAGGCGACCGTCGACGTGGGCGACGACGACGAGGTCGTCATCGAGGAGGCCGAAGACGAAGTCGGCGAGACGACCGAGGAACCGGTCGTGACCGACACGGGCGAGGAGATCGAAGACGCCGAGAGCGAGGCGGCGGAGACCGACGCGACCGACGCGACCGACGCGACCGACGCGACCGACAGTGAAGACGAGGCGGTAGACGAGACCGAAGACGAGGCGTCCTCGGACGCCGACGACGTCGACACCAGTCCCTCGGTGGACACGCTGAAGGGGATCGGGCCGGCCTACGCCGACCGACTCCGGTCGGCCGGTATCGAGACGGTGGCGCAGTTGGCCGACGCGGACGCCGACGACCTCGGCGACGAGATCGACGTGTCGCCGAAGCGGGTCGCCCGCTGGATCGACCGCGCGAACGAGCAGTGA
- a CDS encoding shikimate dehydrogenase: protein MQVFGLVGNPVGHSLSPPIHERAYAECGLDARYVTFEPPADAAGEAIAAAETLGIRGLNVTIPFKQAVLAHVDPDDLARRIGAVNTVDFSGEVPRGYNTDAAGARRALERHDVSLAGADAVVVGAGGAGRAIAFALADAGASVHVANRTVETATSLAEAVPDATGGGLDTLSETVPRADVLVNATSVGMDEDATPVPADLLHADLAVMDAVYSPRETRLLRDAAAAGAQTIDGAWMLLFQAAVAFEQWTGRDAPVDAMNEALRAELD from the coding sequence ATGCAGGTCTTCGGTCTCGTCGGCAACCCGGTCGGTCACTCGCTGTCGCCACCGATCCACGAACGCGCCTACGCCGAGTGCGGCCTCGACGCCCGGTACGTCACCTTCGAGCCACCGGCCGACGCCGCCGGGGAGGCCATCGCGGCCGCCGAGACGCTCGGCATCAGGGGACTGAACGTCACTATCCCGTTCAAGCAGGCCGTCCTCGCGCACGTCGACCCGGACGACCTCGCCCGGCGCATCGGTGCGGTCAACACGGTGGACTTCTCGGGCGAGGTGCCACGGGGCTACAACACGGACGCGGCGGGCGCACGCCGCGCGCTGGAACGCCACGACGTGTCGCTCGCGGGTGCGGACGCGGTCGTCGTCGGCGCGGGCGGTGCGGGCCGAGCGATCGCGTTCGCGCTGGCGGACGCCGGCGCGTCGGTCCACGTCGCCAACCGGACCGTCGAGACCGCCACGTCGCTGGCCGAGGCGGTCCCGGACGCGACCGGTGGCGGTCTCGACACGCTCTCCGAGACGGTCCCCCGGGCGGACGTGCTGGTCAACGCCACCAGCGTCGGGATGGACGAGGACGCGACGCCGGTCCCGGCCGATCTGCTCCACGCCGACCTCGCGGTGATGGACGCCGTCTACAGTCCCCGCGAGACGCGACTGCTCCGCGACGCGGCGGCGGCCGGCGCACAGACGATAGACGGTGCGTGGATGCTGTTGTTCCAGGCGGCCGTCGCCTTCGAGCAGTGGACCGGCCGGGACGCGCCGGTCGACGCGATGAACGAGGCGCTCCGGGCGGAACTGGACTGA
- a CDS encoding redoxin domain-containing protein has translation MVDVGDHAPDFTAPLAHGDDDVGSFTLSERLDEAPLVLAFFPGAFTSTCSHELTTFQARLSAFADAGGTVYGISVDSPFAQNAFREQLGLTYGLVSDANRELIEAYDVTMAWKKYGLDAVAKRAVFVVDGDGEITYAWVAEDTKTEPDYDEILAAVDASRV, from the coding sequence ATGGTCGACGTAGGTGACCACGCGCCGGACTTCACGGCACCGCTCGCACACGGCGACGACGACGTCGGATCGTTCACGCTCTCGGAGCGTCTCGACGAGGCACCACTCGTCCTCGCGTTCTTCCCGGGCGCGTTCACGAGCACCTGTTCTCACGAGTTGACCACGTTCCAGGCCCGCCTGTCGGCGTTCGCGGACGCCGGCGGGACCGTCTACGGGATCAGCGTCGACTCGCCGTTCGCACAGAACGCCTTCCGGGAGCAGTTGGGGCTGACGTACGGCCTCGTCAGCGACGCGAACCGCGAACTCATCGAGGCGTACGACGTCACCATGGCGTGGAAGAAGTACGGACTGGACGCGGTCGCCAAGCGTGCGGTGTTCGTCGTCGACGGCGACGGCGAGATCACGTACGCGTGGGTCGCCGAGGACACGAAGACGGAACCGGACTACGACGAGATCCTCGCCGCCGTCGACGCGAGCAGGGTCTGA
- a CDS encoding sodium:calcium antiporter: MSSRLRHPLVAVLAALSLTFPWIGISVVDTGLLEPLGVTSAQFGTGALSTLGVVAISGVAVLGASFLLAWAAETAEKDVPRAFALAVLAVLAVAPEYAVDALYAWEAGQNPGSNAASLAVANMTGANRILIGLGWSGIALYTIYRVASTGDNSVDRSGGFLKSKVNLSEDIPTEIFFLFLATLYAFTVPLGGGIGMVDVVVLVGLYVAYIYAALNGPEGHEEQVGVPAYLQDQSRLRRVATVLGLFGFAGAMILLAVEPFAHGLESLGTQAGVDPFLMIQWVAPLASESPELIVVAYLVNKARATAGFNALISSKLNQWTLLIGTISVVYSISLGSVSALPLSAEQNGEIWLTAAQSFFALAILVNFDISVREALALLVLFVSQVALSVTLVQEGVLDQLLVLHSYTAAYIVLGVLLLLLRREALVRLVRLTRLQVFEGVDTGSEPTAKTAAAEDD; this comes from the coding sequence ATGAGTAGTCGTCTTCGTCACCCCCTCGTCGCCGTTCTGGCGGCGCTCTCATTGACGTTCCCGTGGATCGGGATCAGCGTCGTCGACACGGGACTGCTGGAGCCACTCGGCGTCACGAGCGCCCAGTTCGGCACGGGTGCACTGAGTACACTCGGCGTCGTCGCGATCAGCGGGGTCGCGGTGCTGGGGGCGTCGTTCCTCCTGGCGTGGGCCGCCGAGACCGCAGAGAAGGACGTGCCGCGCGCGTTCGCACTCGCCGTGCTCGCGGTGCTGGCGGTCGCCCCGGAGTACGCCGTCGACGCACTGTACGCCTGGGAGGCCGGCCAGAACCCCGGTTCGAACGCGGCCAGTCTCGCGGTCGCCAACATGACCGGCGCGAACCGCATCCTCATCGGGCTCGGCTGGTCCGGCATCGCACTCTACACGATCTACCGTGTCGCCTCGACGGGGGACAACTCGGTCGACCGCTCCGGGGGCTTCCTCAAGAGCAAGGTGAACCTCTCCGAGGACATCCCGACCGAGATCTTCTTCCTGTTTCTCGCCACGCTGTACGCCTTCACCGTCCCACTGGGCGGCGGCATCGGGATGGTCGACGTGGTCGTCCTCGTCGGGCTCTACGTCGCGTACATCTACGCCGCGCTGAACGGGCCAGAAGGTCACGAGGAGCAGGTCGGTGTCCCCGCCTATCTGCAGGATCAGTCGAGACTCAGGCGAGTCGCCACCGTCCTCGGCCTGTTCGGCTTCGCCGGAGCCATGATCCTGCTCGCGGTCGAACCGTTCGCCCACGGGCTGGAGTCACTCGGGACACAGGCCGGCGTCGACCCCTTCCTGATGATCCAGTGGGTCGCCCCGCTGGCCTCGGAGTCGCCGGAACTGATCGTCGTCGCGTACCTCGTCAACAAGGCGCGGGCGACCGCCGGCTTCAACGCCTTGATCTCCTCGAAGCTGAACCAGTGGACCCTGCTGATCGGGACCATCTCGGTCGTCTACTCCATCTCGCTCGGCTCCGTGTCGGCGCTCCCGCTGTCGGCAGAGCAGAACGGCGAGATCTGGCTGACGGCCGCACAGAGCTTCTTCGCGCTCGCCATCCTCGTCAACTTCGACATCAGCGTCCGCGAGGCACTGGCGCTGCTCGTCCTGTTCGTCTCGCAGGTCGCGCTGTCTGTGACACTCGTGCAGGAGGGCGTGCTCGATCAACTGCTCGTCCTGCACAGCTACACGGCCGCGTACATCGTGCTCGGCGTCCTCCTGCTGCTCCTCCGGCGTGAGGCGCTCGTCCGACTCGTCCGACTCACGCGCCTGCAGGTGTTCGAGGGCGTCGACACCGGGTCCGAACCGACCGCGAAGACCGCGGCCGCCGAGGACGACTGA